The Plasmodium knowlesi strain H genome assembly, chromosome: 5 genome has a window encoding:
- a CDS encoding tRNA modification GTPase, putative has translation MHVTLSKLVGFFFVTHLVSPCNSVKRSNRRGEALVCFIPRSYFFYEKNGISGGRKARWRSCENRKGGRFAVNDSREISPGGGNTNDTVAASVMNTANTSNTSNTANNSNNGNVANTSNTSNTANTCSMALREEYLARMLSEGDTIYALSSGRDVSAIAVVRMSGSLSRIVLEVLLHGGENHIGNKICGEGNSEFSPEEPPPDIPAGKKKTEYSLDQVIKLRKDFEERKMYHGEIYSNSNEPIDQIMYTFFKGPKSYTGEDIVEIYCHGSPLIVNEIMDEIEKLNTLFSNLLKTEKQKYYSQNDKKENFTCTCSEEIWNKLLTPRNDFFFNKIRLSMKGEFTRRSFLNGKMNLLQVEGLKELLWCKKKEQKKVALNYLKGQARNVYVTLRNNMKKLLLYTQVKIDLEDEHLSSKEERTNINQFIKLHLENVIESIRKILMKPNVEDLSNPLDVLLFGQVNSGKSTLMNRICGSDVSIVTRIKGSTIDVVQKGVSIGGRSYNFCDSAGVSTHVLREEFLRRDYPNVDSPFGENTPHRALERMGVKKTIKYLRKSACVLIILNVRKYVDELKFALSILQNKFRGKSNMEETTPLLLPQFIICVNKCDLSIDETHDQVRIKIWEILNRNLQNPDFRRIYRNVWQTIFFVSSKEGHNVDALLKGLNEVMEMRYKGKNEKKNEGKLEGKNEEENTGENIHSPTFLPFERHKTHLRRALKHLLFIKRHRHLLTFDIIAEEIKLAVKALNGIIGGFSQAKILNEILDSFCVGK, from the coding sequence ATGCATGTAACGTTGTCCAAACTGGTAGGGTTCTTTTTTGTAACTCACCTTGTTAGCCCCTGTAACAGTGTAAAGAGAAGTAACCGCAGAGGAGAAGCTCTCGTTTGTTTCATCCCCCGGAGTTATTTCTTTTACGAGAAGAATGGCATCTCTGGTGGGAGGAAAGCGAGGTGGAGGAGTTGTGAGAACAGGAAGGGAGGAAGATTCGCTGTGAATGACTCAAGGGAGATTTCTCCCGGGGGAGGTAACACTAATGACACGGTTGCCGCGTCTGTCATGAATACCGCTAATACCTCCAATACTAGTAATACCGCTAATAACTCCAATAATGGTAATGTCGCTAATACCTCCAATACTAGTAATACCGCTAATACCTGCAGTATGGCCCTGCGGGAGGAGTACCTTGCGAGGATGCTGAGCGAAGGAGATACGATATATGCGTTGAGCTCGGGCAGGGACGTGAGCGCCATAGCGGTGGTCCGTATGTCGGGTTCCCTGAGCAGGATCGTCCTGGAGGTGCTCTTgcatggaggagaaaatcatATAGGCAATAAGATATGCGGTGAGGGAAATAGTGAGTTCTCCCCGGAGGAGCCCCCCCCGGACATTCCcgcggggaaaaaaaaaacagaatacAGCCTAGACCAAGTAATAAAGCTAAGGAAAGACTtcgaagaaaggaaaatgtacCACGGAGAGATATATAGCAATTCCAACGAACCGATCGACCAGATAATGTACACCTTCTTTAAGGGACCCAAGTCCTACACAGGAGAAGACATAGTTGAGATATACTGTCATGGATCTCCACTAATTGTGAATGAAATTATGGATGAGatcgaaaaattaaataccCTGTTCAGCAACTTACTGAAAACTGAAAAGCAAAAGTATTATAgccaaaatgataaaaaagaaaatttcacCTGCACATGTTCAGAAGAAATTTGGAACAAATTATTAACCCCAcgaaatgattttttttttaacaaaataaggTTAAGTATGAAGGGAGAATTCACCAGAAGATCTTTCTtaaatgggaaaatgaaTTTACTCCAGGTGGAAGGATTGAAGGAGTTACTTTGGTGcaagaagaaagaacaaaaaaaagttgcgtTGAATTATTTAAAAGGACAGGCAAGGAATGTCTACGTAACGTTGCGCAATAACATGAAGAAGCTTCTGCTGTACACACAAGTTAAAATCGACCTGGAGGACGAACACTTATCCTCTAAAGAGGAGAGAACAAATATCAACCAATTCATAAAGCTCCATCTGGAAAACGTTATTGAAAGCATtaggaaaattttaatgaaacCAAATGTGGAAGACTTAAGTAACCCCCTtgatgttcttcttttcggtCAGGTCAATTCTGGGAAGAGCACTTTGATGAACCGTATTTGTGGTAGTGATGTTTCCATCGTTACGAGGATTAAAGGGAGCACCATTGACGTGGTCCAGAAGGGAGTGAGCATTGGAGGGAGGTCCTACAACTTTTGCGACTCTGCGGGGGTTAGTACTCATGTACTAAGGGAGGAATTCCTACGTAGGGATTACCCGAATGTGGATTCCCCCTTTGGAGAGAATACTCCACATAGGGCACTCGAGCGCATGGGCGTAAAGAAAACAATCAAGTACCTACGGAAAAGCGCATGCGTCCTAATCATACTGAATGTGAGGAAATACGTGGATGAGCTCAAATTTGCCCTTTCCATTCTGCAAAACAAATTTAGGGGGAAATCCAACATGGAGGAAACAACCCCCCTCCTCCTGCCCCAGTTTATCATCTGCGTGAACAAGTGCGACTTATCCATTGATGAAACGCACGATCAGGTGAGGATCAAAATATGGGAGATCCTAAACAGGAATTTACAGAACCCCGATTTTAGAAGAATATATCGAAATGTTTGGCAgaccatttttttcgtttcgtCCAAGGAGGGACACAATGTGGACGCCCTCTTGAAGGGTCTCAACGAGGTGATGGAAATGaggtataaaggaaaaaacgaaaaaaaaaatgaaggaaaactggaagggaaaaacgaagaagaaaacacagGAGAAAACATACACTCCCCCACGTTCCTCCCATTCGAGAGGCACAAGACCCACCTGCGGCGGGCATTGAAGCACCTGTTGTTTATAAAGCGGCATAGGCACCTCCTAACATTTGACATCATCGCGGAGGAAATAAAGTTAGCTGTTAAAGCCCTCAATGGGATCATTGGTGGATTCAGCCAGGCCAAAATACTAAATGAGATTCTAGACTCCTTCTGCGTCGGTAAGTAG
- a CDS encoding KIR protein, whose protein sequence is MSTAPDLKNLPSKTKFYNKFDTGQYESGYSSVWPSDWENKLSGKLTEYPGPLNMKEKIMKAYCYGCKKKVEYGTQDGEQHLKDAPCRFFYYWLGNIFLQDGSGYNFSDLVDAIYQAFEGTTCANGCKVNYKDDIPRVMFKLRKMVHDFFYDYVTINTHANHYKTNEKEEYLKYLQIVGAACRLVGADCPGGKEDESGTYCYDFNKKYKKYCETELKELQEQLKTCLKPNPNPNQAGSSGSLSDAQQEGDDLNKWLPSKVTYDEIVRTTVSCGDDGKYTSGVKDVLKNHSELLNDADKVAQWFCYPHGKKDTLSGDDSPCYYLYYHVGNTFSRHFQNDTLFWSFMDKMREKLKDVVADESVCKIDLSHFKKDLFIWEKRVYDYYRDHDKIKEKLGEDDYSCSTELDQYLTEAAIGYNLIDIYCSGNTSKKGAYCSKFRNEYGKNKPEELLREKCTSQLAEERLELSKILSLIIDGESENVANAASLPTDTTFSFATGETDIKGIAATATSSGLALVGLPAIAYFLYKHTSLPFWLREQFGGRSNRISSSQRRARRSTGPDFSNFTEDVSTEVPTEYSSYLSTVYPLEESIEDNSTTYYEESPQSQPRRRGQQQGQRRRRGPPPPRRRERTDNEYRYGSGQNISYFRM, encoded by the exons ATGTCGACG GCGCCAGATTTGAAGAATTTACCTTCCAAGACCAAATTTTACAATAAATTTGACACGGGCCAGTATGAATCTGGGTATAGTAGTGTTTGGCCAAGCGATTGGGAGAATAAACTGAGCGGTAAATTAACTGAATATCCTGGACCTCTTaatatgaaggaaaaaatcatgAAGGCCTATTGTTATGGgtgtaagaaaaaagtggaataCGGGACTCAGGATGGGGAGCAGCACCTGAAGGATGCACcatgtcgttttttttattattggtTGGGGAATATCTTCCTTCAGGATGGGAGTGGATATAATTTCTCGGACCTCGTGGATGCAATTTACCAAGCATTCGAAGGTACTACCTGTGCAAATGGATGTAAGGTTAATTACAAAGACGACATTCCCCGGGTAATGTTCAAGCTGAGGAAAATGGTACATGATTTCTTTTATGACTATGTTACTATAAATACGCATGCAAACCATTATAAGACTAACGAGAAGGAGGAATATCTGAAGTACCTGCAAATAGTTGGTGCAGCATGTAGGCTTGTGGGTGCAGATTGCccgggggggaaggaagatgAAAGTGGTACATACTGTTACGATTTCAATAAAAAGTATAAGAAGTATTGTGAAACAGAACTGAAGGAACTGCAAGAACAATTGAAGACTTGTCTCAAACCAAATCCAAATCCAAACCAAGCAGGAAGTAGTGGTTCTTTGAGTGATGCTCAACAAGAG GGAGATGATTTAAACAAGTGGTTACCTTCAAAAGTGACGTACGATGAAATTGTTCGTACCACTGTCTCCTGTGGGGACGATGGTAAGTATACATCAGGAGTAAAGGATGTATTAAAGAATCATAGTGAACTTTTAAACGATGCCGATAAAGTTGCGCAATGGTTTTGTTAcccacatggaaaaaaagacaccTTATCGGGGGATGATTCACCttgttattatttatattatcaCGTGGGGAATACGTTCTCCAGGCACTTCCAGAATGACACATTATTTTGGAGCTTTATGGATAAAATGAGGGAAAAGTTGAAGGATGTGGTTGCCGATGAGAGTGTATGCAAAATTGACCTTAGCCACTTTAAGAAGGATCTTTTCATATGGGAGAAGAGAGTGTATGATTATTACAGAGACcatgataaaataaaagaaaaattagggGAGGACGATTACTCCTGTAGTACAGAATTGGACCAATATCTGACAGAGGCAGCCATAGGATATAACCTTATAGATATATACTGCAGTGGCAATACGTCCAAGAAGGGAGCGTACTGCTCCAAATTCAGAAATGAgtatggaaaaaacaaaccTGAGGAACTCCTAAGAGAAAAGTGTACATCGCAGCTGGCAGAGGAACGTTTAGAGCTTTCGAAAATTTTAAGTTTAATTATTGACGGAGAATCAGAGAACGTGGCCAACGCCGCCTCCCTTCCGACAGACACCACCTTCTCTTTCGCCACAGGGGAAACGGACATCAAAGGCATTGCCGCCACTGCAACGTCTAGTGGACTTGCTTTAGTGGGTCTTCCTGCcattgcatattttttatataaa CACACTTCCTTACCTTTTTGGTTACGCGAACAATTTGGTGGAAGGAGCAACCGCATCAGTAGCAGTCAAAGGAGGGCGAGAAGATCCACTGGTCCTGACTTTAGTAATTTTACAGAAGATGTTTCTACCGAAGTGCCAACGGAATATTCATCATACCTGTCGACAGTATACCCACTGGAAGAATCCATAGAAGATAATTCTACCACATATTATGAAGAATCGCCGCAATCACAACCCAGACGGCGTGGGCAACAACAAGGACAACGAAGAAGACGAGGACCGCCACCACccagaagaagggaaagaacagACAATGAATATAGATATGGAAGTGGCCAAAATATTAGTTATTTTCGCATGTAA
- a CDS encoding NEDD8-activating enzyme E1 catalytic subunit, putative: MVHMRRERKKKKGGLINRGEEVTYTHIHMDSTKVLVVGCGGLGNEVVKNLIHQNVKDITVVDHDTVELSNLSRQFFFTCDDIGRNKAVVIEEKIKERYPYINITSFVQNVESFDTNFFENFDFIMGCLDNISSRMYLNNVVFTLRKDVIYIDGGVEGFRGSVKIVDRGSHFACVQCTIGNYAGGGYQLNDLGGEGIGEADTVPVCSIAGRPTNFTHCVLHAMHVAFEKIRKEKLNVNDRTHVLWIHEEAKRRAKQFHIDHEDYHVTRQIVQNTIPTTISTLMVTSSLMTCQIQTIASQMGRGNLRVVSKRSLDYSDILYVGDNGFYLLHYKIYKNQQCIICNRKRIHVVFKRSDKFSQFVAYIRKKYGLEQMSISTDSTILFMASRWFVGKVYEERLSTTFGQLVDSGKVKERDQLNVQTEGEISFLVLLDLE; the protein is encoded by the coding sequence ATGGTACATATGCgtagggaaagaaaaaaaaaaaaaggcgggTTAATCAACCGAGGCGAAGAGgttacatacacacacatacacatggaCTCAACGAAGGTGCTAGTGGTAGGATGCGGAGGACTGGGAAATGAAGTCGTGAAGAATCTTATACATCAGAATGTAAAGGATATAACCGTCGTGGACCACGACACAGTTGAATTGAGCAACTTAAgcagacaattttttttcacatgtgaTGACATTGGAAGAAACAAAGCAGTCGTGATTGAAGAGAAGATAAAGGAAAGGTACCCCTACATCAATATCACTTCCTTTGTACAGAACGTAGAATCTTTCGATACAAATTTCTTTGAGAATTTCGACTTTATAATGGGTTGCCTGGACAATATAAGCAGTAGGATGTACCTGAATAATGTAGTCTTTACTTTGCGCAAGGATGTCATTTACATCGATGGTGGAGTGGAGGGTTTTCGCGGAAGTGTTAAGATTGTGGACCGAGGGAGCCACTTCGCTTGCGTGCAGTGCACCATCGGCAATTACGCCGGGGGGGGATACCAGCTGAACGACCTTGGGGGGGAGGGTATAGGTGAAGCCGATACTGTGCCCGTATGCTCCATCGCAGGAAGACCAACGAACTTCACCCACTGTGTCCTGCACGCCATGCACGTAGCATTTGAGAAAATCAGGAAAGAGAAACTCAACGTGAACGATAGAACGCATGTGTTGTGGATTCACGAAGAAGCCAAAAGGAGAGCTAAGCAATTTCACATCGACCATGAAGACTATCACGTAACCAGACAGATCGTTCAAAACACAATCCCAACGACCATCAGTACACTAATGGTTACTTCTTCACTAATGACATGTCAAATACAAACCATTGCTTCGCAAATGGGTAGAGGAAATCTACGTGTGGTGTCAAAACGTTCACTGGACTACAGCGACATCCTCTATGTAGGAGACAACGGGTTCTACTTGCTCCATTACAAGATATATAAGAACCAACAATGTATCATATGTAATAGAAAACGGATTCATGTTGTTTTTAAGAGGAGCGATAAATTCAGTCAATTTGTTGCATacataaggaaaaagtacgGACTAGAACAAATGAGCATTTCCACAGATTCTACCATTCTCTTCATGGCGTCCAGATGGTTTGTTGGAAAGGTCTACGAAGAGAGGCTGAGTACCACATTCGGGCAGCTGGTAGACAGTGGCAAGGTGAAAGAGCGAGACCAACTGAATGTCCAAACGGAGGGGGAAATTAGCTTCCTTGTCCTCCTAGATTTGGAATGA
- a CDS encoding adenylate kinase 2, putative, protein MEQKKGPKVFILNGAAGSGKDTQCRLIAEKYNFAVITISTLLKEYVSENEETGGGTSLSKDDESIEEIGKKNEDIKRIKRCMEDGSLVPDDTVIKVFVHRLGKYINGEKPCAGIVVNGFPRTYEQALLFAKNGIQVTSFINIQVKKENLMSRISSRMVDPVTNINYNAKAVEVLLKKKQGGHLTPEEGLILSSQGDAFKNISDEVIARLSKRADDDEATFLKRFHLYEHNEEKIISLFPTVYRSVDGNGSIEETFAQICAILDGEHEYTRLS, encoded by the coding sequence ATGGAGCAGAAGAAGGGACCCAAAGTTTTCATCCTGAACGGCGCGGCGGGGTCGGGAAAAGATACCCAATGCAGGCTGATTGCAGAGAAGTACAACTTTGCAGTGATCACAATCAGCACGTTGTTAAAGGAGTATGTTTCGGAGAATGAAGAGACAGGAGGGGGCACAAGTCTAAGTAAAGATGATGAATCCATCgaagaaataggaaaaaaaaacgaagatattaaaagaataaaaaggtgCATGGAGGATGGGTCATTAGTGCCGGACGACACTGTTATAAAAGTATTTGTTCACCGTTTAGGAAAATACATAAATGGAGAGAAACCATGTGCAGGCATTGTAGTTAATGGTTTCCCGAGGACATACGAACAGGCACTactgtttgcaaaaaatggcatcCAAGTTACAAGCTTTATCAACATAcaggtgaagaaggaaaacttaATGAGCCGAATCAGTAGCAGAATGGTCGACCCAGTTACGAACATAAATTATAATGCGAAAGCGGTGGAagttttgttaaaaaaaaagcaagggGGACACTTAACTCCAGAAGAGGGACTCATATTATCCTCTCAGGGGGatgcatttaaaaatataagtgATGAAGTCATTGCTAGGTTATCCAAAAGAgcagatgatgatgaggcTACCTTTTTAAAGAGGTTTCATTTGTATGAACataatgaggaaaaaattatttctctttttccaaCAGTCTACCGGAGTGTGGACGGAAATGGGTCCATCGAAGAGACCTTCGCACAGATATGCGCCATCCTAGACGGGGAACACGAATACACACGACTCAGCTGA
- a CDS encoding meiotic recombination protein DMC1, putative, with translation MATLPSSKSTSKVAATTQMEEEVTKDHQFQEIEKLQDLGINAADINKLKGSGYCTILSLIQATKKELCNVKGISEAKVEKILEVASKIENCSSFITANQLAHKRSKVLKITTGSSSLDRTLGGGIESMSITELFGENRCGKTQICHTLAVSAQLPRSAGGGNGKVCYIDTEGTFRPEKICKIAERYGIDGEDVLDNILYARAFTHEHLYQLLAVSAAKMCEEPFALLVVDSIISLFRVDFSGRGELSERQQKLNKTLSVLSKLGEQFNIAVLITNQVMSDPGATMTFVANPMKPVGGHVIGHASTTRLSLRKGKGDQRVCKVYDAPNLPEVDCIFQLSEGGVIDATD, from the exons ATGGCTACCTTACCGTCGAGCAAGTCAACCAGCAAGGTTGCTGCGACGACCCAAATGGAGGAGGAAGTCACGAAAGACCATCAATTTCAGGAAATc GAAAAGTTGCAAGACTTGGGAATCAACGCGGCAGACATAAACAAATTGAAGGGAAGCGGCTACTGCACGATACTCTCCCTGATCCAGGCAACGAAAAAAGAGCTGTGCAATGTGAAAGGTATTTCTGAAGCAAAGGTGGAGAAAATACTGGAGGTGGCATCCAAGATAGAAAACTGTTCTAGTTTCATAACGGCTAATCAGTTGGCCCATAAAAGAAGTAAGGTTCTGAAAATTACAACGGGGAGTTCCAGCCTGGACCGAACATTGGGGGGAGGGATAGAAAGCATGTCCATCACAGAACTGTTTGGGGAAAACCGCTGTGGGAAAACGCAGATATGTCACACGCTGGCGGTGTCGGCTCAGTTGCCCAGGAGCGCTGGTGGCGGCAACGGCAAG GTATGCTACATCGACACTGAAGGTACCTTCAGGCCAgagaaaatatgcaaaatagCCGAACGTTATGGAATTGATGGAGAAGACGTGCTCGACAACATTTTATATGCGAGGGCATTTACACACGAGCACTTGTATCAGCTGCTCGCGGTGTCAGCGGCAAAG ATGTGTGAAGAACCCTTCGCACTACTCGTGGTGGACTCCATCATTTCTCTCTTCCGAGTGGACTTTAGTGGACGAG GGGAACTGTCCGAACGCCAACAAAAGTTGAACAAAACCCTATCTGTACTGAGCAAACTGGGAGAGCAATTTAACATTGCCGTTTTAATAACCAACCAAGTGATGTCCGACCCAGGGGCTACCATGACTTTCGTGGCCAACCCGATGAAGCCAG TCGGTGGACACGTCATTGGCCATGCATCCACAACCAGGCTGTCACTGAGAAAGGGCAAAGGAGATCAGCGGGTGTGCAAAGTTTACGACGCCCCCAACCTTCCCGAAGTGGATTGCATCTTCCAGCT GTCGGAAGGTGGTGTGATTGACGCAACTGACTGA
- a CDS encoding trafficking protein particle complex subunit 2-like protein, putative, which translates to MAIKSICYLGEDDDILFFHSTEKSDELSSRFSVFSALDNLKKLTESSEKKTEPYVGYIGINLSLFSAYKNYAYVVKAINLKIILTIDDGKNKYTDDILKSIFIKLHRIYVDAVCNPFYTDLLESNSFEKQIKKLIETS; encoded by the exons ATGGCAATAAAGAGTATTTGCTACCTGGGGGAGGACGacgatattttatttttccactcAACGGAGAAGAGCGATGAGCTAAGTTCCCGCTTCTCCGTTTTTTCAGCCTTGGATAATCTGAAGAAACTGA CGGAGTCGAGTGAGAAGAAGACGGAGCCTTACGTCGGATACATAGGAATCAACCTCTCCCTCTTTAGCGCATACAAAAACTACGCATACGTCGTTAAGGCAATTAACCTGAAAATAATACTTACTATTGATGACGGGAAGAATAAATACACAGATGATATTCTTAAATCG ATTTTTATAAAGCTACACAGAATCTACGTGGACGCAGTTTGCAACCCCTTCTACACAGACCTCCTGGAGAGCAACTCCtttgaaaaacaaatta agaAATTGATAGAGACATCCTAA